In Arachis stenosperma cultivar V10309 chromosome 1, arast.V10309.gnm1.PFL2, whole genome shotgun sequence, one DNA window encodes the following:
- the LOC130941571 gene encoding uncharacterized protein LOC130941571, which translates to MWTLLYPPQTKTLLRPTIITRKRAEIATIPLSVKCQQEETSLRPKTQDDGIPADDVKFIAKFKSRHNYIRVLEVSRKANHPFRGSRLLLLDGPGNIHSITFPNTPFTNTYFDVFATLPPILPPGPISILGFGAGSAARALLDLYPDVILHGWELDQSVIDVAREFFSLRRIERKNKDRLFIYVGNALNASVKDGFAGIIVDLFAKGCVISELQDEATWWKMKGLLREGGRVMVNVGGSCVEAESKVRDGKVVMEETLRAMKVVFGEKLFVLSLGNRRDDSSVAVTGDWPDGDAWKKGLPDRLRYYVDLWKPYSGEKGR; encoded by the coding sequence ATGTGGACGCTGCTTTACCCGCCCCAAACAAAAACACTCCTCCGCCCTACAATTATCACAAGAAAAAGAGCAGAAATCGCCACTATCCCCTTATCAGTGAAATGCCAACAAGAAGAAACCTCCCTCCGACCAAAAACCCAAGACGACGGCATCCCTGCGGATGACGTCAAATTCATCGCAAAATTCAAATCCCGCCACAACTACATCCGCGTTCTAGAAGTTTCTAGAAAAGCCAATCACCCTTTCCGCGGCTCCAGGCTCCTCCTCCTCGACGGCCCCGGCAACATCCACAGCATCACATTCCCCAACACGCCATTCACCAACACCTACTTCGACGTCTTCGCCACCCTCCCTCCCATCCTCCCTCCTGGCCCCATCTCCATCCTCGGCTTCGGCGCTGGCTCCGCCGCCCGCGCTCTCCTTGACCTCTATCCCGACGTCATCCTCCACGGCTGGGAGCTCGATCAGTCCGTCATCGACGTCGCCAGGGAGTTCTTCAGCCTCCGGCGGATCGAGCGGAAAAACAAGGACAGGCTCTTTATCTACGTCGGGAACGCGCTGAACGCGAGCGTGAAGGACGGGTTCGCGGGGATTATAGTGGACCTGTTCGCGAAGGGGTGCGTTATATCGGAGCTCCAAGATGAGGCCACGTGGTGGAAGATGAAGGGCTTGCTGAGGGAGGGTGGGAGGGTGATGGTGAACGTTGGTGGAAGCTGTGTTGAGGCTGAGAGTAAGGTGAGGGATGGGAAGGTGGTGATGGAAGAGACTCTGAGGGCGATGAAGGTGGTGTTTGGGGAGAAGCTTTTTGTCCTCAGTTTGGGAAACAGAAGGGATGATAGCTCCGTTGCCGTCACCGGAGACTGGCCTGACGGTGATGCTTGGAAGAAGGGCCTTCCGGATCGTCTCCGATATTATGTTGATTTGTGGAAGCCATATTCTGGTGAGAAAGGTAGATAA
- the LOC130982597 gene encoding uncharacterized protein LOC130982597: MRYDGTQDPLEHLTAFEARMNLEGVGDEVRCRAFLVTLAGPAIRWFNSLPQGSVTGFSDISRAFLAQFTTRIAKAKRPINLLGMTQCIGETTRKYIDRFNDEYLEIEGLTDSVASLCLTNGLLNEDFRKHLTTKPVWTMHEIQTVAKEYINDEEVSRVVAANKRQPSYNQPRQHGNRERQKE, from the coding sequence atgaggtacgatgGAACCCAGGACCCACTGGAACACCTCACGGCCTTTGAAGCCAGAATGAACCTGGAGGGAGTAGGAGACGAGGTAAGGTGCCGCGCCTTCCTGGTCACCCTGGCAGGACCTGCGATACGGTGGTTTAATAGCCTCCCGCAGGGCTCGGTGACCGGCTTCTCCGACATCAGCCGCGCCTTCCTAGCACAATTCACCACCAGAATTGCGAAGGCAAAACGCCCAATCAATCTCCTCGGCATGACTCAATGCATCGGGGAGACGACCAGGAAGTATATAGACCGGTTCAACGACGAATACTTGGAGATCGAGGGATTAACCGATTCGGTGGCCAGCCTTTGTCTGACGAACGGCCTCCTCAATGAGGACTTCCGAAAACACCTCACCACAAAGCCGGTCTGGACGATGCACGAGATCCAAACTGTAGCCAAGGAGTACATAAATGATGAGGAAGTTAGCCGAGTTGTGGCTGCTAACAAACGGCAGCCCTCCTACAATCAACCCAGGCAACACGGTAACAGAGAAAGGCAGAAGGAGTAA